One Streptomyces sp. L2 genomic window carries:
- a CDS encoding ADP-ribosylglycohydrolase family protein, translated as MTKQAATGALIGLALGDALGFPTEFKTVPLILNMFGPWRDMDLPQRARVSDDTQMTLAFGRALRTAMDRGVLGAPTLQAPLRAEFVGWYESPDNNRAPGNTCLTACGLLKDDGRRWQEASQIGSKGCGANMRVAPVGLVPGLSDDQRAGAAQLQSALTHGHPTALAASDLTARAVHLLARGVDPAGLVGRLRSYAYDNRSRYHHAWLGDLWTRSQDPSPEQFIARGWDECLEILGRLQEAVGTVSPETDPCLATGEGWIAEEAFATGLLCFLLFPDEPVTALRRAACTSGDSDSVACLTGAFAGAWLGADAWPGDWADRIEYRGDLVALGALWDA; from the coding sequence ATGACCAAGCAGGCGGCCACCGGTGCGCTGATCGGGCTCGCCCTCGGGGACGCGCTCGGCTTTCCGACCGAGTTCAAGACCGTGCCGCTGATCCTCAACATGTTCGGGCCCTGGCGCGACATGGATCTGCCGCAACGAGCGCGGGTGTCCGACGACACCCAGATGACCCTCGCCTTCGGGCGCGCCCTGCGTACCGCCATGGACCGGGGCGTGCTCGGCGCGCCGACGCTTCAGGCGCCGCTCCGCGCGGAGTTCGTCGGCTGGTACGAGTCGCCGGACAACAACCGTGCCCCGGGCAACACCTGCCTGACCGCCTGCGGTCTGCTCAAGGACGACGGGCGCCGCTGGCAGGAGGCCAGCCAGATCGGTTCCAAGGGCTGCGGCGCCAACATGCGCGTCGCCCCCGTCGGCCTCGTCCCCGGGCTGAGTGACGACCAGCGGGCCGGGGCCGCCCAGTTGCAGTCCGCGCTCACCCACGGCCACCCGACGGCCCTGGCCGCCTCCGACCTCACCGCCCGCGCCGTGCACCTGCTCGCCCGGGGTGTCGATCCCGCCGGTCTGGTCGGGCGGCTGCGGTCGTACGCCTACGACAACCGCAGCCGCTACCACCACGCCTGGCTCGGGGACCTGTGGACCCGCTCGCAGGACCCGAGCCCCGAGCAGTTCATCGCGCGGGGCTGGGACGAGTGCCTGGAGATCCTCGGTCGGCTGCAGGAGGCCGTGGGCACCGTCTCCCCGGAGACCGACCCGTGCCTGGCCACTGGGGAGGGCTGGATCGCCGAAGAGGCCTTCGCCACCGGGCTGCTGTGCTTCCTGCTCTTCCCCGACGAGCCCGTCACCGCCCTGCGCCGGGCCGCCTGCACCTCCGGCGACTCCGACTCGGTCGCCTGCCTCACCGGCGCCTTCGCGGGCGCCTGGCTCGGCGCGGACGCCTGGCCGGGAGACTGGGCCGACCGGATCGAGTACCGGGGCGACCTGGTGGCCCTCGGAGCGCTCTGGGACGCTTGA
- a CDS encoding prephenate dehydrogenase, whose product MRTALVIGTGLIGTSAALALTQRGVVVHLVDHDPEQARTAAALGAGTAEAPEGPVDLAVVAAPPAHVAAVLADAMGRGVARGYVDVASVKGGPRRELEAQGLDLASYIGTHPMSGREKSGPLAATADLFEGRPWVLTPTRDTDTEVLNLALELVSHCRAVPVVMDADAHDRAVALVSHMPHLVSSMVAARLEHAEEAAVRLCGQGIRDVTRIAASDPGMWIDILSANPGPVADLLADVSADLDETVRALRSLQSADEDKRREGSTGIEDVLRRGNAGQVRVPGKHGSAPRAYETVAVLIDDQPGQLARIFADAGQAGVNIEDVRIEHATGQQAGLVQLMVEPRAVPVLTAALRDRGWALRQ is encoded by the coding sequence GTGAGGACCGCACTCGTCATCGGCACCGGGCTCATCGGCACCTCCGCCGCGCTCGCCCTGACCCAGCGGGGAGTCGTCGTCCACCTCGTCGACCACGACCCCGAGCAGGCCCGTACGGCGGCCGCGCTGGGCGCCGGCACCGCCGAGGCGCCCGAGGGCCCCGTCGACCTGGCCGTCGTCGCCGCCCCGCCCGCACACGTCGCCGCCGTCCTCGCCGATGCCATGGGGCGCGGTGTGGCCCGCGGCTACGTCGACGTGGCCAGCGTCAAGGGCGGACCGCGCCGCGAGCTGGAGGCCCAGGGCCTGGACCTGGCGTCGTACATCGGCACCCACCCCATGTCCGGGCGCGAGAAGTCCGGCCCGCTGGCCGCCACCGCCGACCTGTTCGAGGGCCGGCCCTGGGTGCTCACCCCGACCCGGGACACCGACACCGAGGTGCTGAACCTCGCCCTGGAGCTGGTCTCGCACTGCCGGGCCGTACCCGTCGTCATGGACGCCGACGCCCACGACCGCGCCGTGGCCCTCGTCTCCCACATGCCCCACCTGGTGTCCAGCATGGTCGCCGCCCGTCTGGAGCACGCCGAGGAGGCCGCCGTACGGCTGTGCGGGCAGGGCATCCGGGACGTGACCCGGATCGCCGCCTCCGACCCGGGCATGTGGATCGACATCCTGTCCGCCAACCCCGGCCCGGTCGCCGACCTCCTCGCGGACGTCTCCGCCGACCTCGACGAGACCGTCCGTGCCCTGCGCTCCCTGCAGTCCGCCGACGAGGACAAGCGGCGCGAGGGCAGCACGGGCATCGAGGACGTGCTGCGCCGCGGGAACGCGGGACAGGTCCGGGTCCCCGGCAAGCACGGATCCGCCCCGCGGGCGTACGAGACGGTCGCCGTCCTCATCGACGACCAGCCCGGCCAGCTGGCCCGCATCTTCGCCGACGCCGGCCAGGCGGGGGTCAACATCGAGGACGTCCGCATCGAGCACGCGACCGGGCAGCAGGCCGGTCTGGTGCAGCTGATGGTGGAGCCGAGGGCGGTCCCGGTCCTGACCGCCGCGCTGCGCGACCGGGGCTGGGCGCTGCGCCAGTAG
- the der gene encoding ribosome biogenesis GTPase Der: MNDQNQPGDSAEHEYDHGALGDAEYAQFMELAAEEGFDIEDVEGAIEEAGHGPLPVLAVVGRPNVGKSTLVNRIIGRREAVVEDKPGVTRDRVTYEAEWAGRRFKVVDTGGWEQDVLGIDASVAAQAEYAIEAADAVVFVVDAKVGATDTDEAVVRLLRKAGKPVVLCANKVDGPSGESDAAYLWNLGLGEPHPVSALHGRGTGDMLDAVLEALPEAPEQSFGTAIGGPRRIALIGRPNVGKSSLLNKVAGEERVVVNELAGTTRDPVDEMIELGGKTWKFVDTAGIRKRVHLQQGADYYASLRTAAAVEKAEVAVVLIDASENISVQDQRIVTMAVEAGRAMVIAYNKWDTLDEERRYYLEREIETELGQVAWAPRVNVSAQTGRHMEKLVPAIEAALAGWETRVPTGRLNAFLGELVSAHPHPVRGGKQPRILFGTQAGTKPPRFVLFASGFIEAGYRRFIERRLREEFGFEGTPIHISVRVREKRGAKKK, encoded by the coding sequence ATGAACGACCAGAACCAGCCCGGCGACTCGGCTGAGCACGAGTACGACCACGGGGCGCTCGGCGACGCCGAGTACGCGCAGTTCATGGAGCTGGCCGCCGAAGAGGGCTTCGACATCGAGGACGTCGAGGGAGCCATCGAGGAGGCGGGCCACGGTCCGCTGCCGGTGCTCGCCGTCGTCGGCCGCCCCAATGTCGGCAAGTCGACCCTGGTGAACCGGATCATCGGCCGCCGCGAGGCCGTCGTAGAGGACAAGCCCGGCGTCACCCGAGACCGCGTCACCTACGAGGCCGAGTGGGCGGGCCGCCGCTTCAAGGTCGTCGACACCGGCGGCTGGGAGCAGGACGTCCTCGGCATCGACGCCTCCGTGGCCGCCCAGGCCGAGTACGCGATCGAGGCGGCCGACGCGGTCGTCTTCGTCGTCGACGCCAAGGTCGGCGCCACCGACACCGACGAGGCGGTCGTCCGCCTGCTGCGCAAGGCCGGCAAGCCGGTCGTGCTGTGCGCCAACAAGGTGGACGGGCCGAGCGGCGAGTCCGACGCGGCCTACCTGTGGAACCTGGGCCTCGGCGAGCCGCACCCGGTCTCCGCCCTGCACGGCCGCGGCACCGGCGACATGCTGGACGCCGTCCTGGAGGCGCTGCCCGAGGCCCCCGAGCAGTCCTTCGGCACCGCGATCGGCGGCCCCCGCCGGATCGCGCTGATCGGCCGCCCGAACGTCGGCAAGTCCTCCCTGCTGAACAAGGTGGCCGGCGAGGAGCGCGTCGTCGTCAACGAACTCGCGGGCACCACCCGGGACCCGGTCGACGAGATGATCGAACTCGGCGGCAAGACCTGGAAGTTCGTCGACACGGCCGGCATCCGCAAGCGCGTTCACCTGCAGCAGGGCGCCGACTACTACGCCTCGCTGCGCACGGCGGCCGCCGTCGAGAAGGCCGAGGTCGCCGTCGTCCTGATCGACGCCTCCGAGAACATCTCCGTGCAGGACCAGCGCATCGTCACCATGGCCGTCGAGGCGGGCCGTGCGATGGTCATCGCCTACAACAAGTGGGACACCCTCGACGAGGAGCGCCGCTACTACCTGGAGCGGGAGATCGAGACCGAGCTGGGCCAGGTCGCCTGGGCCCCCCGGGTCAACGTCTCGGCGCAGACCGGCCGGCACATGGAGAAGCTGGTCCCGGCGATCGAGGCCGCCCTCGCCGGCTGGGAGACCCGCGTCCCCACCGGCCGGCTCAACGCCTTCCTCGGCGAGCTGGTCTCGGCCCACCCGCACCCCGTCCGGGGCGGCAAGCAGCCGCGCATCCTCTTCGGCACCCAGGCCGGCACCAAGCCCCCGCGGTTCGTGCTCTTCGCCTCCGGCTTCATCGAGGCGGGCTACCGGCGCTTCATCGAGCGCCGGCTGCGCGAGGAGTTCGGCTTCGAGGGCACCCCGATCCATATCTCGGTCAGGGTTCGCGAGAAGCGCGGCGCGAAGAAGAAGTAG
- the cmk gene encoding (d)CMP kinase: MENGAAQPVIVAIDGPSGTGKSSTSKAVAAQLGLSYLDTGAQYRAITWWMVNNGIDLEDPTAIAAVAGKPEIVSGTDPAHPTITVDGVDVAGPIRTQDVTAKVSAVSAVPDVRTRITELQRSIAAGAEQGIVVEGRDIGTTVLPDADLKIFLTASPEARAARRSGELKGADVHATREALIKRDAADSGRKTSPLAKAGDAVEVDTTDLTLAQVIECVVTLVEEKRAGK, from the coding sequence GTGGAAAACGGCGCCGCCCAGCCCGTGATTGTCGCGATCGACGGCCCCTCGGGCACCGGCAAGTCGAGCACCTCGAAGGCCGTGGCCGCGCAGCTCGGCCTGAGCTACCTCGACACCGGCGCCCAGTACCGGGCGATCACCTGGTGGATGGTGAACAACGGCATCGACCTGGAGGACCCCACCGCGATCGCCGCGGTGGCGGGCAAGCCGGAGATCGTCTCCGGCACCGACCCGGCCCACCCGACCATCACGGTCGACGGGGTGGACGTGGCCGGCCCGATCCGCACCCAGGACGTCACCGCGAAGGTCAGCGCGGTCAGCGCGGTGCCCGACGTGCGCACCCGCATCACCGAGCTGCAGCGGTCGATCGCCGCCGGCGCCGAGCAGGGCATCGTCGTCGAGGGCCGGGACATCGGCACGACCGTGCTGCCCGACGCCGACCTGAAGATCTTCCTCACCGCCTCCCCGGAGGCCCGCGCCGCCCGCCGCAGCGGCGAGCTGAAGGGCGCCGACGTGCACGCCACCCGCGAGGCGCTCATCAAGCGGGACGCGGCCGACTCCGGCCGCAAGACCTCGCCGCTGGCCAAGGCCGGCGACGCGGTCGAGGTGGACACCACCGACCTCACCCTCGCCCAGGTCATCGAGTGCGTCGTCACCCTGGTCGAGGAGAAGCGGGCCGGGAAGTGA
- the aroH gene encoding chorismate mutase: MAVRAVRGAVQLERDEAGHMDEQVGVLLTAVLERNGLTPDDLISIWFTATPDLHSDFPAAAARKLGIVDVPLICAQELDIAGAMPRVVRILAHVESDRARADIAHVYLGAAAALRKDIAQ, encoded by the coding sequence GTGGCGGTACGAGCGGTCCGGGGGGCCGTCCAACTGGAGCGGGACGAGGCCGGGCACATGGACGAGCAGGTCGGAGTCCTGCTCACCGCCGTCCTGGAGCGGAACGGGCTCACCCCGGACGACCTGATCAGCATCTGGTTCACCGCCACCCCCGACCTGCACAGCGACTTCCCGGCCGCCGCCGCACGCAAGCTCGGCATCGTCGACGTCCCGCTGATCTGCGCCCAGGAACTGGACATCGCCGGCGCCATGCCCCGGGTCGTACGGATCCTCGCGCACGTCGAGTCGGACCGCGCCCGCGCCGACATCGCCCATGTCTACCTCGGCGCCGCCGCCGCCCTGCGCAAGGACATCGCCCAGTGA
- a CDS encoding Rieske (2Fe-2S) protein produces MRQGATRRTVVTTGAVALAGACIGCGGNGGGSGGDGSGGEELAKTSDIPEGGGKIFTDRKVVVTQPGKGDFKAFSAVCTHMGCTVATVADGTIDCPCHGSRFRIADGAVAQGPATKPLPPETITVKGNSIRLA; encoded by the coding sequence ATGAGACAGGGCGCGACACGGCGCACGGTGGTGACGACGGGTGCCGTGGCGCTCGCCGGCGCGTGCATCGGATGCGGCGGCAACGGCGGCGGTTCCGGCGGCGACGGCTCCGGCGGCGAGGAGCTGGCGAAGACCAGTGACATCCCGGAGGGCGGCGGGAAGATCTTCACGGACCGGAAGGTCGTCGTCACCCAGCCCGGGAAGGGGGACTTCAAGGCGTTCTCGGCGGTCTGCACCCACATGGGCTGCACGGTGGCCACGGTCGCGGACGGCACCATCGACTGCCCCTGCCACGGCAGCAGGTTCCGCATCGCCGACGGTGCGGTGGCCCAGGGCCCGGCGACCAAGCCGCTGCCCCCGGAGACGATCACGGTGAAGGGAAATTCGATCCGCCTGGCGTGA
- a CDS encoding nucleotidyltransferase domain-containing protein, whose translation MIDDLDMDLTPVIAEQPDPLLFATVSGAHLYGFPSQDSDLDLRGVHLLPAADLVGLREPAETRSRTWVRDGVELDLVTHDLRKFVRLMLRRNGYVLEQLLSPLVVHTGDAHRELAALVPGVLTSHHAHHYRGFAVTQWRLFEKSGELKPLLYTFRVLLTGIHLMRTGEVQAHLPTLADQLDAPGYLSELMTAKAEREHGPAEIDHARVEADVERLHTALDEAQAGSALPDAPTAQDALHDLVVRLRLKG comes from the coding sequence ATGATCGACGACCTCGACATGGACCTGACGCCCGTGATCGCCGAGCAGCCCGACCCCCTGCTGTTCGCGACCGTCTCCGGCGCCCACCTGTACGGCTTCCCGTCCCAGGACTCCGACCTCGACCTGCGCGGCGTCCACCTGCTGCCCGCCGCAGACCTGGTCGGCCTTCGCGAGCCGGCCGAGACCCGGTCGCGGACCTGGGTGCGCGACGGCGTCGAGCTGGACCTCGTCACCCACGACCTGCGCAAGTTCGTACGGCTGATGCTGCGGCGCAACGGCTATGTGCTGGAGCAGCTGCTCTCGCCCCTGGTCGTGCACACCGGCGACGCGCACCGGGAGCTGGCCGCGCTCGTGCCGGGCGTCCTCACCAGCCACCACGCCCACCACTACCGGGGCTTCGCGGTCACCCAGTGGCGGCTCTTCGAGAAGTCCGGCGAACTCAAGCCGCTGCTCTACACGTTCCGGGTGCTGCTCACCGGCATCCACCTCATGCGCACGGGCGAGGTGCAGGCCCATCTGCCCACCCTGGCCGACCAGTTGGACGCGCCCGGCTATCTGTCCGAGCTGATGACTGCCAAGGCGGAGCGCGAGCACGGGCCGGCGGAGATCGACCACGCGCGCGTGGAGGCCGACGTGGAACGGCTGCACACCGCGCTCGACGAGGCGCAGGCCGGGTCGGCCCTGCCCGACGCCCCCACCGCCCAGGACGCCCTGCACGACCTGGTCGTCCGCCTCCGCCTCAAGGGCTGA
- a CDS encoding lysophospholipid acyltransferase family protein, which translates to MYGLWKPRVLGAWKVPANGPVIFAVNHSHNIDGPMVMGVAPRPTHFLIKREAFVGPLGAFLTGIGQVKVDRTSADRTAITRALGVLAAGGVLGIFPEGTRGEGDFASLRAGLAYFAVRGGAPIVPVAVLGSTDRPGRLIKGLPPLRSRVDVVFGDPFQAGDGSGRATRRVLDEATEGIQKQLTGHLENARRLTGR; encoded by the coding sequence ATGTACGGGCTGTGGAAGCCGCGCGTGCTCGGCGCCTGGAAGGTGCCCGCCAACGGTCCGGTGATCTTCGCCGTCAACCACTCCCACAACATCGACGGCCCCATGGTGATGGGCGTGGCGCCCCGGCCCACGCACTTCCTGATCAAGCGGGAGGCGTTCGTGGGACCGCTCGGCGCCTTCCTGACCGGCATCGGCCAGGTCAAGGTGGACCGCACGTCCGCCGACCGTACGGCCATCACCCGGGCGCTCGGCGTGCTGGCGGCCGGGGGAGTGCTGGGCATCTTCCCGGAGGGCACCCGGGGCGAGGGCGACTTCGCCTCACTGCGCGCGGGGCTGGCCTACTTCGCCGTGCGCGGCGGGGCGCCGATCGTGCCGGTCGCGGTGCTCGGCAGCACGGACCGGCCCGGACGGCTGATCAAGGGGCTGCCCCCGCTGCGCTCCCGCGTCGACGTCGTCTTCGGCGACCCGTTCCAGGCCGGGGACGGCTCCGGCCGGGCCACGCGGCGGGTGCTGGACGAGGCGACCGAGGGAATCCAGAAGCAGCTCACCGGCCACCTGGAAAACGCCAGGCGCCTGACCGGGCGCTAG
- a CDS encoding pseudouridine synthase — protein sequence MRSSGSGKSGGRGNHRSAGNDRDQKQGQGRPRKPRPEERRYDVGPGATKDGPKAGRGGAARGGAKGGPRQSQQRDGRTAPGRSREYEARAEERNRERYAGKKDVKLPKTFPGAEQEGERLQKVLARAGYGSRRACEELIDQARVEINGEIVLEQGRRVDPEKDEVKVDGLTVATQSYQFFSLNKPAGVVSTMEDPEGRQCLGDYVTNRETRLFHVGRLDTETEGVILLTNHGELAHRLTHPKYGVKKTYLAHIVGPIPRDLGKRLKDGIQLEDGYARADHFRVVEQTGKNYLVEVTLHEGRKHIVRRMLAEAGFPVDKLVRTAFGPITLGDQKSGWLRRLSNTEVGMLMQEVDL from the coding sequence ATGCGAAGCAGCGGCAGCGGCAAGAGCGGCGGACGCGGTAACCACCGCAGTGCCGGCAACGACAGGGACCAGAAGCAGGGGCAGGGCCGTCCCCGCAAGCCCCGCCCCGAGGAGCGCCGCTACGACGTGGGCCCCGGCGCCACCAAGGACGGCCCCAAGGCCGGGCGCGGCGGCGCCGCGCGCGGGGGAGCCAAGGGCGGCCCGCGCCAGTCCCAGCAGCGTGACGGGCGTACGGCGCCGGGGCGCTCGCGGGAGTACGAGGCCCGCGCCGAGGAGCGCAACCGCGAGCGGTACGCCGGCAAGAAGGACGTCAAGCTGCCCAAGACCTTCCCGGGTGCCGAGCAGGAGGGCGAGCGGCTGCAGAAGGTCCTCGCGCGCGCGGGCTACGGCTCCCGGCGCGCCTGCGAGGAGCTGATCGACCAGGCCAGGGTCGAGATCAACGGCGAGATCGTCCTGGAGCAGGGCCGCCGCGTCGACCCGGAGAAGGACGAGGTCAAGGTCGACGGCCTGACGGTGGCGACGCAGTCGTACCAGTTCTTCTCGCTGAACAAGCCCGCCGGGGTCGTCTCCACCATGGAGGACCCGGAGGGCCGGCAGTGCCTCGGTGACTACGTCACCAACCGCGAGACCCGCCTCTTCCACGTCGGCCGGCTCGACACCGAGACCGAGGGCGTCATCCTGCTCACCAACCACGGCGAGCTGGCCCACCGGCTGACCCACCCCAAGTACGGCGTGAAGAAGACCTACCTCGCGCACATCGTCGGCCCCATCCCGCGCGACCTCGGCAAGCGCCTGAAGGACGGCATCCAGCTGGAGGACGGCTACGCGCGCGCGGACCACTTCCGGGTCGTGGAGCAGACCGGCAAGAACTACCTGGTCGAGGTCACCCTGCACGAGGGCCGCAAGCACATCGTGCGCCGGATGCTCGCCGAGGCGGGCTTCCCGGTCGACAAGCTGGTGCGCACCGCCTTCGGCCCGATCACCCTGGGCGACCAGAAGTCCGGCTGGCTGCGGCGGCTGTCCAACACCGAGGTCGGCATGCTGATGCAGGAAGTCGATCTCTAG
- the scpB gene encoding SMC-Scp complex subunit ScpB, giving the protein MSEETAEIPAGLRTVAGLDLKPALEAVLMVVDEPATEEHLARILERPKRQIGDALRELADEYTVQGRGFELRFVAGGWRFYTRAEYADAVERLVLDGQTARLTQAALETLAVVAYRQPVSRSRVSAVRGVNCDGVMRTLLQRGLVEEAGTEPETGAILYRTTNYFLERMGLRGLDELPELAPFLPEAEAIEAETQEAVPSFDPDAPDPDDGPMTDMPNRTTTEL; this is encoded by the coding sequence GTGAGCGAGGAGACCGCCGAGATCCCGGCCGGCCTGCGGACCGTCGCCGGCCTCGACCTCAAGCCCGCCCTGGAGGCGGTCCTCATGGTCGTCGACGAACCGGCGACCGAGGAGCACCTGGCCAGGATCCTGGAGCGGCCGAAGCGGCAGATCGGGGACGCGCTGCGCGAGCTGGCCGACGAGTACACCGTGCAGGGCCGCGGCTTCGAGCTGCGGTTCGTCGCGGGCGGCTGGCGCTTCTACACCCGCGCCGAGTACGCCGACGCCGTCGAGCGGCTCGTCCTGGACGGCCAGACGGCCCGCCTCACCCAGGCGGCGCTGGAGACCCTCGCGGTCGTCGCCTACCGCCAGCCCGTCAGCCGCAGCCGCGTCTCCGCAGTCCGCGGGGTCAACTGCGACGGCGTGATGCGCACGCTCCTGCAGCGCGGTCTGGTCGAGGAGGCGGGCACGGAACCCGAAACAGGTGCGATCCTGTACAGGACGACGAACTACTTCCTGGAACGGATGGGCCTGCGCGGCCTGGACGAGCTTCCGGAGCTGGCGCCCTTCCTTCCGGAGGCGGAGGCGATCGAGGCCGAGACCCAGGAAGCCGTACCCTCGTTCGATCCGGATGCCCCGGACCCGGACGACGGTCCCATGACGGACATGCCTAATAGGACAACGACGGAACTTTGA